CACGACCATTGCTGTTGAGTGTAACACCAGGTTGGTCGCCCCACATATCGAGTTCCTTATTGAAGTTCCAGTTAGCACCCTTGAAAGTAGCATCGCCATAGAAGCTCCACTCCTTACCCTGGAGAGATTCCCAGATAGCCTTCAGAGCCTCATAATCCTTGATGTATTCCTTGGTCTTGGAGAGCAGGATAGGCACCTGAGCCTTATCATTCAGTTGATTATCCTCTACGATAAACGCCTCACCCTTTACAGGCTGGGTTTCGTACTTGGTCTTCACCGCACCAGTCTGACCGTAAGTCGTATAAGAAGTAACCTGGTAAGTACCAGCAGGAAGCCATACAGTAGAATCACAGTAGGCAGTACCCACCTCCATATACTTATCGTTTTCATCATCAGGATTCTGATGCTCCTCACTTGCCTCCTTGTATTTCACCTTAACGCCAGGGAAAGTGAAAGTCTCACGGGTAAAGAGGTTGGTTACGCTGATATCAATCAATCGGATATTAGAGAAGAGATACTCGGTATTACCGGCACGGGTCTTCTCCCATTCCTTGACAAGATTGAACTTCACCTTACCGCGCTCCACAGTCTCCACCATGAGGTTCTGTACTTCCAGACCGCCACCAACAACGGTGAAGGTCTCGCCGGCAGAAGAAGCCAACAACTCCTCATCTACAGCATCATAGAGATAGAAACCGATGACGGTGTAGGTACCAGAGGCAAGTTGCAGTTTTTCACTTCTCAGACCATACTCAGCATTCTCTGAATTATAAGAATTGAGCACCAAAGTCTGAGATACTGTCGTACCATTATGCTCCATGACCACCTTGATTTTCTTGGCATCATCCAATTTCTCAAGTTTGTCAAGGGCAGCAGCACGAGTAGCTCTTGAAGAAACCTTCTTGCTGAGTTTGAACTGCACATATCCGTATGTACCGTCCCAGCCTTCGGTATCATCGTCAGAGCAGCTTGTCACAGTAAAGGTCAGCATCGTGACCAAGAGCAACAAGAGTGCTTTACTATATTTTCTGAATGTCTTCATTACTTTCTCTTGCTTCTAAATCCCATATTATTGATAAAGACTACTCGCTGGCATACTCCCTGTATGTTGTTGAAACCAGCAAAGATCGGATAAGTAAGCTCATCGGCATTCAAGCCAACATAGATACCCTTATCGTCCTGTCCTACCTCATAGTTTTCAACAGAGTTTCCTGTACCATCGTAAATGACTACTTTTGCTCCAGCTGTAGGATTCCATCCGTCAATCTGAGGATAGATGGCTACATAACCACCATAAACTGTTGATTCAAATACTTCTTTACCAGTATAATTGAAAAAGCCCTCAGCATATGACTTAAAGTCATCATTGGTTGTCAAGGCACAATCTACATTCATACCCATGCTGGTAACAATAGGAGCAGTAACCTCAGAATCGCCCTTCTTTTCTTCCTTCTGTACAACATCCATCAGGAAGTAGCGGTCATAATCACTCTTTACAGTAGTGAACTCGTTCTCCAACATATCGTCGAGACCATTCTCCAAGCTCTCATATACAGCCTTAGGCAATGCATAAACCAGTAATTCACGGCTACCGCTTGCCAATGGAGCAACAGTAAGCTTGACATCACCCTTCTCACCCTGCAACTTCACAGCGCCAGATTCATCCTCGAACAGACCTTCCTTCTTATTTTCGAAGACAACCAGCTGATAATCATCATTTAATGTGTTGAGTTGGAATGGAACGAAGTTGTGGAAAGTGAAAACATTGGTAGCATCACCATTAAGACTTGAACCATTCTGTGTGAATACCTTACCATCCATAGAAACATTCCATACAGCCCACTGTGATGAAGTAGGATAAGTAATATCCATCGTATGAGTGGTCATACCATTATAGACAACAGGTACGGTCACAGCGGCCTTACCATCCTCAGAAGCAAAAGTAATGGTGTAGTTAGCCTCCTTGGCAATGGCATACTTAGCATTCAAGCCCTGACCCTCTTTGAAGGCAGCACCACCTACAACTTCATTATTTGGGGTACCTACCAGGAAACCGCCTTCCAACTCTACCCAAGCAGGAGTGTTGGTCACAGCAAAACGATAGGTTGACTTAACAGTAAACTTGTTGTAGATAGGCTGACCTGCAACATTCTTGTAACCTACAATAATACCGGTCTCAGTAATATCGTTGCCCAACGCATCATAAACCTTGAGATCATAGCCCTCAGCAGAACGCTGAATCTCAGCAATAGTCACTTCCTGACCGCCCATCTTCAAGTTCAACTGAGCTACGCTCAAGTCCTTGCTGGCATCATCGTCAGTAATAGTTACCTGGATAGTCTGCTTACCAGCAGCACCATTGAGCACGAAACCAGGCTTTACAGCAGCCTTCGCCTCTTCCTGATTCTCATTCTGAGCCTCTACCTTAGAGATCTTACACCAGATCTGATTAGAAGAAAGACTCCAGTTCTGGTTGGCATCGAAAGAAAACTCTTTCACATCGCCAGCAGCACCTGCGATAGTCTGTACCTGTGGAAATACAGGATTTACGGCATCGTCGTCGCTGGAACAAGCGGTGAACAAGGTCACTGAAACCAGCGCCACAAGTACGAGCCAATATCTTGAAATTAACTTTTTCATATTGTTATTCTGTTATTATTTTCTTGAATATATCTGCGTTATATAAGCACCCGAAAGGCTTAATAACCTTGTTCTTTGAGTCTCTCTGCCTCTGCATCGCTTATCCACTCAAACATGGTGATGAAGGTTCCTACATTACCAAATGATGTACCGTCCTTCTTATCGACACTCATGTTGACATACTGCAATACATAGTTCTGGCAGGTATTATAATAAGAGGTATAGAGAGAAGGCTGGCTGATGCGCAACTTGCCATCTCCATAGATAGTTCCGAACGCCTCACCGGTCTCACCGGCTATCTGGTCGTCCATCTCTACCTTTGGCTCCAGAAGGTTGCCTGTTTTAAACTTCAACTTCAGGTCATATCCCTTATAATATACATCCTTCAGGAGTACCGTATTTTCCTCACCTTCTACCACCTCAGTCTTGATCAGACGGTTGGTTACGTTGTTCAGATACTGACTGTAGAAAGTAGAAGTAACCATACACCAACCAGAGAAATTGTGGATATCGAAAGGACAAGCCTTCTGCATCACCACGTGAGTATAGTCCTTGTAGAGTTCAGTCCAGTTGTACTTCTCAGGAATCACCAGTTTCAGCGTAAAACCTAAGGAGTCCGTCTTTCCGATATTATCATAGATACCCTGAACCTGCACATTTCCTACCATCTCGCCCGCCTTGATAGTGACAGTATTGTTGAGCACACGATAATGCTTACCCTCGATGGCATTGCTCTCTTTGTCAACAACTTCCACACCGAAGGTGCGGTCGTAATCCACTTTTTCTGTAGCCGATACAGGAACATTGAAGATTTCGTTGTTTTCCTGTACTGGATACTGATAGAGCGTATCAGAGAACATGATATGACTCGGACCAGAATAGGTAGTAAAATCCTGCGAACAGCTCGCAAGAGCGATGAGTACAGCAACTGCTGCCAAACATCTCATCATTATTTTCTTCATGATCGTCTCTTTATTAATAATCCGTTATTTATTACTTTCATTAGGCTCTATCTCTGAACCTGGTGCTTCCAGCTCATGCTGTGGAATTGGCCAGACAAAGAGTGGATCATCCTTCTCTACCTTCAAGTTGCTCTGTACGAAGTTGGCAGCAGGCTGATCAGAAGCCTTACGCTCGAATCCCTTGTGCCAGCGCTTGAGGTCGTTCAGACGGAAACCTTCCATATAGAGTTCCTTCACACGCTCTGCCTCGATAATCTTCATGGCATTGCTCTCGCTCATGGATGTATTACCACCGTATGATGAGTAACGGGCTGTACGCAAGGTAGAGATGTCCTTACCTGCCTTGCCATATTCACCCTTCATGGCATAAGCCTCAGCACGGATCAGATACTGCTCTGAGAGACGGAATACCATTGGCTGGTGAACATGCAGGATGTTACTGTTCAGGAATTCTGCATCACCAAAATACTTGCTCAGCAAAGGCCACTGCAATCCGTGCTCATAACCTGTCACACGGGTGGTGAAGATGGCTGCAGCACGAAGGTCGTTGCTGTCGTATGAATTGATAACCCAAGTCTCTGGCACATAGTCAGGACGATAAGTTACATAGTTGTAGTTATCAAAGATAGTACCCAAGGCACCACCATAACTGTTTACAGTAAAACCAACCTTCCAGATAGCCTCACGGGAATCACCATAAGTCCAGATGTACTTATAGTCGTTCACCTGACTGGAATAGGTTTTAGAAGACGCCTTCTCCAATGTATAATATTTGCTGCCGATAACCTTAGAAGCATACTTGATGGCATCATCCCAGCGATGCATATATAAGGATACGCGCGCACGCAAGGCATGGCAAGTATATTCATTGAAGTAAATCTCGTTGTAGAGACTTCCAGTAAAGTCATCTTCCAACTTCAGATACTCTGTAGCCTTATCAAGGTCTCTCAATACGAACTCGTATGAAGCCTTCAAGCTGGCACGCTTCTGTGGCTCATTGCCGTAATAATGCTCTGTGAGTACCACACCCAGGTCTTTCTCTGCCTGCTCATCATTATCATAAGCCTTGCAGAACATCTTGATCAACTCAGAATAAGCCAAGGCACGAGCGAAGTAAGCCTCACCCTGATACTGCTCCAACCTGTCCTGTTCTGTATCACTGGTGGTATTGAGCTTTACTTTCTCTACATTGTCAAGCAGGAAGTTGGCACTATTGATAACACCATAAAGGGCACCATATACAGACTCGATGTCGGTATTGGTAGGCTTGATATCCTTCCAGCGATAGATATCGCCATAGGTATTGGAGTAGCCCTTCACACAATACACGAAGTCTGTCTGCAAGTCTGGCAAGAGTGTCAACTTGCCCGAGTACAATGCGCTGCTCTTAAAACTGTCATAGATTCCATAGACCAGCTTATCTACATCATCCACTGTAT
This is a stretch of genomic DNA from Segatella hominis. It encodes these proteins:
- a CDS encoding DUF5003 domain-containing protein, with amino-acid sequence MKKLISRYWLVLVALVSVTLFTACSSDDDAVNPVFPQVQTIAGAAGDVKEFSFDANQNWSLSSNQIWCKISKVEAQNENQEEAKAAVKPGFVLNGAAGKQTIQVTITDDDASKDLSVAQLNLKMGGQEVTIAEIQRSAEGYDLKVYDALGNDITETGIIVGYKNVAGQPIYNKFTVKSTYRFAVTNTPAWVELEGGFLVGTPNNEVVGGAAFKEGQGLNAKYAIAKEANYTITFASEDGKAAVTVPVVYNGMTTHTMDITYPTSSQWAVWNVSMDGKVFTQNGSSLNGDATNVFTFHNFVPFQLNTLNDDYQLVVFENKKEGLFEDESGAVKLQGEKGDVKLTVAPLASGSRELLVYALPKAVYESLENGLDDMLENEFTTVKSDYDRYFLMDVVQKEEKKGDSEVTAPIVTSMGMNVDCALTTNDDFKSYAEGFFNYTGKEVFESTVYGGYVAIYPQIDGWNPTAGAKVVIYDGTGNSVENYEVGQDDKGIYVGLNADELTYPIFAGFNNIQGVCQRVVFINNMGFRSKRK
- a CDS encoding DUF4984 domain-containing protein, with the protein product MKKIMMRCLAAVAVLIALASCSQDFTTYSGPSHIMFSDTLYQYPVQENNEIFNVPVSATEKVDYDRTFGVEVVDKESNAIEGKHYRVLNNTVTIKAGEMVGNVQVQGIYDNIGKTDSLGFTLKLVIPEKYNWTELYKDYTHVVMQKACPFDIHNFSGWCMVTSTFYSQYLNNVTNRLIKTEVVEGEENTVLLKDVYYKGYDLKLKFKTGNLLEPKVEMDDQIAGETGEAFGTIYGDGKLRISQPSLYTSYYNTCQNYVLQYVNMSVDKKDGTSFGNVGTFITMFEWISDAEAERLKEQGY
- a CDS encoding RagB/SusD family nutrient uptake outer membrane protein translates to MKIKHIKTYILSAVLTLSFSSCLDKYPEDSIRMDEAINTVDDVDKLVYGIYDSFKSSALYSGKLTLLPDLQTDFVYCVKGYSNTYGDIYRWKDIKPTNTDIESVYGALYGVINSANFLLDNVEKVKLNTTSDTEQDRLEQYQGEAYFARALAYSELIKMFCKAYDNDEQAEKDLGVVLTEHYYGNEPQKRASLKASYEFVLRDLDKATEYLKLEDDFTGSLYNEIYFNEYTCHALRARVSLYMHRWDDAIKYASKVIGSKYYTLEKASSKTYSSQVNDYKYIWTYGDSREAIWKVGFTVNSYGGALGTIFDNYNYVTYRPDYVPETWVINSYDSNDLRAAAIFTTRVTGYEHGLQWPLLSKYFGDAEFLNSNILHVHQPMVFRLSEQYLIRAEAYAMKGEYGKAGKDISTLRTARYSSYGGNTSMSESNAMKIIEAERVKELYMEGFRLNDLKRWHKGFERKASDQPAANFVQSNLKVEKDDPLFVWPIPQHELEAPGSEIEPNESNK